Proteins from a genomic interval of Plasmodium sp. gorilla clade G2 genome assembly, chromosome: 10:
- a CDS encoding CCR4-NOT transcription complex subunit 5, putative, with amino-acid sequence MNNKNNNSHKKEMKKKKDNETMSLAAENMLENNFFKLQEMIEGSYKNSIKKSDRDQYRQYTPRMLWGNPCKFFPTTPLSVYQSPELFEKLHLDTLFFIFYYQPGTYQQHLAAKELKKKSWKYHKKYTTWLLPDFNTIKILNDQVEHGTYVSFDYVSTWSKQLKKNFSFEYIHLEDEITI; translated from the exons atgaataacaaaaataataattcacatAAAAAGGagatgaaaaagaagaaggaTAATGAGACCATGTCTTTAGCAGCCGAAAATATGTTGGAAAATAAtt tCTTTAAATTACAAGAGATGATAGAAGGTAGTTATAAAaattctataaaaaaaagtgataGAGATCAATATAGACAATATACCCCTAGGATGTTATGGGGCAATCCATGTAAATTTTTTCCAACAACACCTTTATCAGTATATCAAag tcCAGAATTGTTTGAGAAACTTCATTTAGATaccttattttttattttttactatCAACCa GGTACTTATCAGCAACATTTGGCTGCCAAGGAGTTGAAGAAAAAGTCCTGGAAATATCACAAGAAATATACTACCTGGCTTCTACCAGATTTTAATACAATCAAAATTTTAAATGATCAAGTAGAACATGGTACCTACGTGTCTTTTGACTATGTATCAA ctTGGTCCAAACAACTTAAGAAGAATTTCTCCTTTGAATATATACACCTAGAAGATGAAATCACTATATga
- a CDS encoding DNA/RNA-binding protein Alba 3: MASTEEVSQERSENSIQVSMTKKPTFYARIGKRMFTGNEEKNPFDEVIITGLGNATKIAIGAASIMEKEDIGQIVKVQTAYFSSDRINRRIPKITIVLKKHPDFVAN; encoded by the exons atggcaAGCACAGAAGAAGTATCTCAGGAAAGATCTGAAAACTCAATACaa gTTTCTATGACCAAGAAACCAACCTTTTATGCAAGGATTGGTAAGAGGATGTTTACAGGAAATGAAGAAAAGAACCCATTTGATGAAGTCATAATAACAGGTCTAGGAAACGCAACAAAAATTGCAATAGGTGCAGCATCAATAATGGAGAAGGAAGATATag gacAAATTGTAAAAGTACAAACAGCTTATTTTAGCTCAGATAGGATTAACAGAAGAATCCCCAAAATTACCATCGTCCTAAAAAAACACCCAGATTTTGTAGCaaactaa
- a CDS encoding phosducin-like protein, putative — MNNNVTRKIEKQILEALKDKENDLDREIKKYEILERKVYDENDEELENIKNKRLEELKNKHKEKLTLLKKGHGTYKEVLSEKEFFEICKNSKNVCCHFYRNTTWRCQYMDKKLIDLSSKYWNINFIKINAEKSPFLCERLKIWCIPTLMLIQNGKTEHSIIGFDELGGDNFSEQTLINVLRKWKLIETKEYDD, encoded by the coding sequence atgaataataatgttaCAAGAAAAATCGAAAAGCAGATATTAGAAGCTCTGAAAGATAAAGAGAATGATCTTGATAGAGAAATTAAGAAATACGAAATTTTAGAAAGAAAGgtatatgatgaaaatgacgaagaattagaaaatataaaaaataaaagattagaagaattaaaaaataagcaTAAAGAGAAATtaacattattaaaaaaaggacATGGTACATACAAAGAAGTTTTATCagaaaaagaattttttgaaatatgtAAGAATTCAAAAAATGTGTGTTGTCATTTTTATAGAAATACAACATGGAGATGTCAATATAtggataaaaaattaatagatTTATCATCTAAATATTggaatattaattttattaaaattaatgcAGAAAAATCACCTTTCTTATGTGAAAGATTAAAAATATGGTGTATACCAACCTTAATGTTAATACAAAATGGAAAAACAGAACATTCAATTATAGGATTTGATGAATTAGGAGGGGACAACTTCAGTGAACAAACTTTAATAAATGTTTTAAGAAAATGGAAATTAATAGAAACAAAAGAATATGATGATTAA